The Pseudopipra pipra isolate bDixPip1 chromosome 6, bDixPip1.hap1, whole genome shotgun sequence genome includes a region encoding these proteins:
- the LOC135415801 gene encoding acyl-coenzyme A thioesterase 1-like — MAVQVLVLPSPRCLFDDPVQVRVVGLRPQQAVTLRASLVDESGELFQAHAHYRAESSGELDLSCSPALGGSYLGVEPMGLLWSLRSKTPYKRLAKRNVLTPFCVDFEVYEGHGDISRLLGKCTNERWFLGEGVKRISVREGRLKATLFLPPGPGPFPGLIDLYGSGGGLVEYRASLLASRGFVTLALAYMAFEDIPTTPEVLELGYFEEAVNFLRKQRQVKDTGIGVLGLSKGADLALSMATFLPGIKAAVSISGSGFNSFIPLKGNGFTIPPHPYNLERMKISDESGLVDFSDVLDDHRDPTTWDCRIPVERSLAKFLFLSGLDDTNWKSDLYCQNAVQRLQQCGREVEFYSYSGAGHLLEPPYLPLCQASIHRVLGMFVCWGGQWREHAKAQEDAWRRIQAFFWQHLMDSDIPKSKL; from the exons ATGGCAGTGCAGGTGTTGGTCCTGCCTTCCCCCAGGTGTCTGTTCGATGACCCTGTGCAGGTCCGTGTGGTGGGTCTCCGGCCGCAGCAGGCGGTCACCCTTCGAGCCAGCCTGGTGGACGAGAGCGGGGAGCTTTTCCAAGCCCACGCTCACTACAGAGCTGAGAGCAGCGGAGAGCTcgacctcagctgctccccagctctggggggcAGCTATTTGGGAGTGGAGCCGATGGGACTGCTCTGGTCTCTGCGGTCTAAAACTCCCTATAAGCGGCTAGCAAAGAGGAATGTCCTGACCCCTTTCTGTGTGGACTTTGAAGTGTATGAAGGCCATGGGGACATAAGCCGCTTGCTGGGAAAGTGCACCAACGAACGATGGTTTTTAGGAGAGGGGGTGAAGAGGATTTCAGTCAGAGAAGGTCGTCTGAAAGCAaccctcttcctccctcctg GACCTGGTCCGTTCCCTGGACTTATTGATTTGTATGGATCTGGAGGAGGTCTTGTTGAATACAGAGCAAGTCTCCTGGCTAGCAGAGGCTTTGTGACTCTGGCTCTTGCTTACATGGCCTTTGAAGATATCCCTACTACTCCAGAGGTTCTTGAACTGGGCTATTTTGAGGAAGCTGTGAACTTTTTGCGGAAACAGCGGCAG GTGAAAGATACCGGGATTGGTGTTTTGGGCTTGTCTAAAGGAGCTGATCTAGCCCTTTCCATGGCCACATTTCTACCTGGCATCAAGGCAGCTGTCAGCATATCTGGAAGTGGTTTTAATTCCTTCATTCCCCtgaaggggaatggcttcactaTTCCTCCCCACCCATATAATCTGGAGAGGATGAAGATCAGTGATGAGTCTGGCCTAGTAGATTTTTCAGATGTCTTAGATGATCACAGGGACCCAACAACTTGGGATTGTCGCATTCCAGTGGAGAGGTCCTTAGCCAAGTTCCTGTTCTTGTCTGGACTGGATGACACAAACTGGAAAAGTGACCTCTATTGCCAGAATGCTGTTCAGCGCCTTCAGCAGTGTGGACGGGAAGTGGAGTTTTACTCCTATTCTGGAGCAGGGCACCTCTTGGAACCACCATACTTGCCTCTGTGCCAGGCTTCTATCCACAGAGTGCTTGGGATGTTTGTGTGTTGGGGAGGGCAGTGGAGAGAGCATGCTAAAGCCCAAGAAGATGCCTGGCGCAGGATACAGGCCTTTTTCTGGCAGCATTTGATGGACTCAGACATCCCTAAGAGCAAGCTATAG
- the JMJD7 gene encoding bifunctional peptidase and (3S)-lysyl hydroxylase JMJD7, producing MAEGAGLRAVRGCLAAFPREARELGWPESVPYLDRPPSPLEFYREWVSPNKPCIIRNAISHWPALKKWTSAYLREVVGPKVVSVAVTPNGYADAVFQDRFVMPEERQMPFMDFLDIVEKKVTSSSVFYVQKQCSNLTKEFPELVNDVQPDIPWMTEALGKKPDAVNFWLGESAAVTSLHKDHYENLYCVVSGEKYFLLHPPSDRPFIPYELYQPATYQVSEDGSFEIVDEKTADKVPWIPLDPLNPNLELYPEYAQAQPLQCTVKAGEMLYLPSLWFHHVQQSHGCIAVNYWYDMEYDLKYSYYQLLDGLTKAVKML from the exons atGGCGGAGGGCGCGGGGTTGCGGGCCGTGCGGGGCTGCCTGGCCGCTTTCCCGCGGGAGGCCCGCG AGCTGGGGTGGCCGGAGTCTGTACCCTATCTTGATAGGCCTCCGTCCCCGCTGGAGTTTTATCGAGAGTGGGTGAGTCCAAATAAACCTTGTATAATTCGCAATGCCATCAGCCACTGGCCAGCTCTGAAGAAATGGACCTCAGCGTACCTCAG GGAGGTAGTAGGTCCCAAGGTAGTGAGTGTGGCAGTAACACCCAATGGTTATGCAGATGCAGTGTTTCAGGACCGTTTTGTCATGCCAGAGGAGCGCCAAATGCCTTTCATGGACTTTTTGGACATTGTGGAGAAgaaagtgacctcttccagcgTATTCTATGTGCAGAAGCAGTGTTCAAACCTCACCAAGGAGTTCCCTGAACTTGTCAATGATGTGCAGCCTGACATACCATGGATGACTGAGGCACTTG GGAAGAAACCTGATGCTGTGAATTTCTGGCTTGGGGAATCAGCAGCTGTGACATCTT TACATAAAGATCATTATGAGAACTTGTACTGTGTGGTGTCtggagagaaatattttctactgCATCCACCAAGTGACCGTCCCTTCATCCCGTATG AGCTCTATCAGCCAGCAACCTACCAGGTATCAGAAGACGGCTCGTTTGAAATTGTGGATGAGAAGACTGCAGATAAG gtgcCCTGGATCCCTCTGGACCCCTTGAACCCCAATCTGGAACTGTATCCAGAGTATGCTCAGGCACAACCTTTGCAGTGTACGGTGAAAGCTGGTGAGATGTTATATCTGCCTTCCCTCTGGTTCCATCATGTTCAGCAATCACATGGCTGTATAGCAG TGAATTATTGGTATGACATGGAATATGACCTTAAGTACAGCTATTATCAACTACTAGATGGTCTCACAAAagctgtgaaaatgctgtag